In one Brassica oleracea var. oleracea cultivar TO1000 chromosome C9, BOL, whole genome shotgun sequence genomic region, the following are encoded:
- the LOC106318952 gene encoding uncharacterized ATP-dependent helicase YprA — translation MAEESRCGGNTVAIRVRTLSGESTIVQVPSNGTIHDLKVALKSSFAPASSSPNFNLFFQGSKLSLKSRVDTTAVNGGDFLVLVPFVKKERPQTPKPDLSEPPLTPSFSRAENHSVGVKRKRDQDTCPVEFLKGVLESDCRDEFEGQNKEKLAEVLKSRNCLSSPGFGKCLMSRETSSYSCSCPDWVKLSMETFTFLNLFSSLIESLGEKLYFNRLEDSLARLATSGVRVGVEDVKNLSILCPKVVKVVTDEFEAANYENAIVIADFLETDAGEKYEKQGLKKTPLSKVFSSIKKRETCFKAALWESIKSLTLKNRCKRGVTVSLEDMLIFARESARVDDGQTGKDSFRSSRKSCRGTNSLLPLEMVEHLRNGFGSKGQIVHVEDINARKAVYVEIPDELSEITKSALKRIGINTLYSHQAESISAALSGKNVVVATMTSSGKSLCYNVPVFEKLTIDTDACALYLFPTKALAQDQFRALSDLIKGYEASINMGVYDGDTPYKDRTWLRNNGRLLITNPDMLHMSILPLHGQFRRILSNLRYIVVDEAHTYKGAFGCHTALILRRLRRICSHVYGVSPSFIFCTATSANPREHCMELANLSELELIEKDGSPSSKKLFVLWNPSAPPTTKSEESSNDKNSKGDAADNSSSPLSEVSHLFAEMVQHGLRCIAFCRSRKLCELVLCFTRDILAKTAPHLVEAISSYRGGYIAEDRRKIEGDLFGGKLCGIAATNALELGIDVGHIDVTLHLGFPGSIASLWQQAGRSGRRERPSLAVYVAFDGPLDQYFMKFPNKLFRSPIECCHLDSQNEQVVAQHLACAAHEHPLSLQYDGDHFGSGLSNTLELLKNKGVLSFDPSRDSSARIWNYIGREKKPSQRISIRAIETERYRVVEKRSNDVLEEIEESKAFFQVYEGAIYMNQGRTYLVEALDTKEKIALCKLVNVDYYTRPRDHTCIHVTGGETAYAFKAPKNQLNKTTAQAQPCSVKTDWFGFYRIRKKTNEVYDDAGLSLPSYSYQSQAVWIQVPGSVKKALGEDNFRSGLHAACHALLHVVPLFVRCNYSDLAPECPHPSDGSYFPSRILLYDRHPGGTGISAQIRPFFTELLKASIDLLKACCCSAESGCPSCVQNFACHNELVHKVAAIKVIEGVLEAENLYFQDGT, via the exons ATGGCGGAGGAGAGTCGCTGCGGCGGAAACACTGTTGCGATCCGCGTCCGCACACTCTCCGGAGAATCGACGATTGTTCAGGTTCCCTCGAACGGGACGATTCACGACCTCAAGGTCGCCCTAAAATCCTCATTCGCTCCCGCTTCTTCCTCCCCCAATTTCAATCTCTTCTTCCAG GGTTCGAAGTTGAGTTTGAAGAGTAGGGTGGATACTACTGCCGTTAACGGCGGCGATTTTTTGGTTTTGGTTCCTTTTGTTAAGAAGGAACGTCCACAAACCCCTAAACCTGACTTATCAGAGCCTCCACTGACTCCAAGCTTCTCCAGAGCTGAGAATCATTCCGTTGGGGTGAAACGAAAACGGGACCAAGACACGTGTCCAGTTGAGTTTTTGAAAGGTGTTTTGGAGTCTGATTGTAGAGATGAGTTCGAGGGTCAGAACAAAGAGAAGCTTGCTGAGGTTTTGAAGTCCAGGAATTGCCTGTCGTCTCCAGGGTTTGGAAAGTGTTTGATGTCTAGGGAGACAAGTAGCTATTCGTGTTCTTGTCCAGATTGGGTGAAACTGTCGATGGAGACGTTCACGTTTTTGAACCTCTTTTCGTCTCTTATTGAATCACTTGGAGAAAAGTTGTACTTTAACCGGTTGGAGGATTCGCTTGCCCGGTTAGCAACGTCTGGAGTTCGTGTCGGTGTAGAAGACGTTAAGAATCTTTCAATTTTATGCCCCAAG GTAGTGAAGGTTGTCACTGATGAATTTGAGGCTGCTAACTATGAGAATGCTATAGTTATAGCTGATTTTCTTGAAACAGATGCAGGTGAAAAATATGAGAAACAAG GTCTGAAGAAAACTCCACTTTCAAAGGTCTTTAGTTCTATTAAAAAGCGGGAGACTTGTTTTAAGGCTGCATTGTGGGAGTCCATCAAGTCGCTAACG TTGAAAAATCGATGTAAGAGGGGAGTAACTGTTTCCTTGGAGGATATGCTTATCTTCGCCAGGGAAAGTGCACGTGTCGACGATGGACAGACTGGAAAAGATAGTTTTCGTTCATCCCGGAAGTCGTGTCGT GGCACAAATTCATTGCTACCGTTGGAGATGGTTGAACATCTCAGGAATGGTTTTGGATCTAAAGGACAG ATAGTTCATGTTGAAGATATCAATGCTCGGAAAGCTGTCTACGTTGAAATACCAGATGAGCTCTCAGAAATCACGAAGTCTGCCTTGAAGCGGATTGGAATCAATACATTATACAGCCATCAG GCTGAATCGATTTCAGCAGCCTTGTCTGGGAAGAATGTTGTCGTTGCGACCATGACTTCCAGTGGAAAATCGCTTTGCTATAACGTGCCAGTCTTCGAGAAATTGACCATTGATACAGATGCTTGTGCCTTGTACTTGTTTCCGACCAAG GCCTTAGCTCAGGATCAGTTTAGAGCGTTGTCAGATTTAATAAAAGGATACGAAGCTAGCATAAATATGGGGGTGTACGATGGTGATACCCCTTATAAGGATAGAACATGGCTGAGGAATAACGGTAGACTG CTGATCACAAATCCTGATATGTTACATATGTCAATCTTGCCTCTCCATGGGCAATTCAGACGGATTTTGTCAAACCTTAG GTACATTGTAGTCGATGAAGCCCATACTTACAAGGGAGCGTTTGGCTGCCACACAGCTCTTATATTGAGAAGACTACGCCGCATCTGCTCTCATG TATATGGCGTCAGTCCCTCATTCATATTTTGTACTGCAACATCTGCTAATCCTCGAGAACATTGCATG GAGCTTGCAAACCTATCTGAGCTCGAGCTGATAGAGAAAGATGGAAGTCCTTCCTCCAAAAAGCTATTTGTCCTGTGGAATCCCTCAGCCCCCCCAACAACT AAATCTGAAGAAAGCTCGAACGACAAGAATAGTAAAGGAGATGCTGCAGATAATTCATCAAG CCCACTTTCTGAAGTTTCACACCTTTTCGCAGAGATGGTTCAGCATGGCTTACGCTGCATTGCTTTCTGTCGATCTCGCAAACTTTGCGAACTTGTATTGTGTTTTAC GCGTGATATTCTCGCTAAGACTGCTCCTCATCTTGTTGAAGCTATATCTTCATATCGTGGAGGTTACATTGCTGAG GATCGGAGAAAAATAGAGGGTGACTTATTCGGTGGAAAGCTTTGTGGTATTGCTGCAACAAACGCACTTGAGTTGGGGATTGATGTCGGTCACATAGACGTAACTTTGCATTTAGGCTTTCCCGGTAGTATTGCCAG TCTATGGCAGCAAGCAGGTCGGTCTGGAAGACGAGAAAGGCCATCCCTTGCAGTATATGTAGCCTTTGACGGTCCCCTTGACCAATACTTCATGAAATTCCCCAACAAGCTCTTCCGCAGTCCAATTGAGTGTTGCCATCTTGATTCTCAAAATGAACAG GTCGTTGCGCAGCATTTGGCCTGTGCTGCTCATGAGCACCCATTGAGTTTGCAGTACGATGGAGACCACTTTGGTTCTGGCCTAAGCAACACTCTTGAATTGCTCAAGAACAAAGGAGTCTTAAGTTTTGATCCGTCCCGTGATTCTTCTGCTAGAATATGGAACTATATTGGTCGAGAG AAAAAGCCTTCGCAGAGAATCTCTATCCGGGCCATAGAGACGGAAAGATACAGAGTAGTGGAAAAAAGAAGTAACGATGTCCTCGAAGAAATCGAGGAAAGCAAAGCCTTTTTCCAGGTCTATGAAGGAGCTATTTATATGAACCAAGGAAGGACTTATCTGGTCGAGGCTTTGGATACGAAAGAAAAGATAGCTTTGTGTAAATTAGTAAACGTGGATTACTACACCCGGCCTCGGGATCACACATGTATCCATGTAACTGGTGGTGAAACT GCTTACGCATTCAAGGCTCCAAAGAATCAACTGAATAAGACAACAGCACAAGCTCAACCCTGTAGTGTGAAAACAGACTGGTTTGGATTTTACCGTATCCGGAAAAAGACCAATGAAGTATATGATGATGCTGGTCTCTCACTCCCAAGTTACTCTTACCAATCACAG GCTGTTTGGATTCAAGTGCCTGGGTCAGTAAAAAAAGCATTGGGCGAGGATAACTTCCGTTCTGGTTTACACGCTGCTTGTCACGCTCTTCTCCATGTTGTTCCACT ATTTGTGCGTTGCAACTACTCAGACTTAGCTCCGGAATGTCCGCATCCGAGTGACGGTAGCTATTTTCCATCAAGAATATTGCTATATGATCGCCATCCTGGAGGAACCGGCATATCCGCCCAG ATTCGTCCATTCTTCACAGAGCTTCTAAAAGCTTCGATTGATCTCTTAAAGGCATGCTGCTGCTCAGCTGAAAGTGGTTGCCCCAGTTGCGTTCAAAACTTTGCTTGCCACAATGAGCTCGTACATAAGGTTGCAGCCATCAAGGTCATTGAG GGTGTTTTGGAAGCGGAAAATTTATATTTTCAAGATGGAACTTGA
- the LOC106318036 gene encoding mitochondrial import receptor subunit TOM5 homolog: protein MVKNVISMDQLKALWHSEVHNEQRWDANMKLVRALGVFAGGVFLMRSYGDLMAV from the exons ATGGTGAAGAATGTTATCTCAATGGATCAGCTGAAAGCTTTATGGCACTCTGAGGTTCACAATGAACAAAGATGGGATGCTAACATG AAACTTGTCAGAGCACTTGGGGTGTTTGCAGGAGGAGTCTTCCTCATGCGTAGCTATGGTGATCTCATGGCTGTCTGA
- the LOC106318032 gene encoding uncharacterized protein LOC106318032, with the protein MDLWLIAATAATGLVTKHLQNVSKGKESFPEDLSYVKPESPRCCVVSSLARDNKPNEENFEDCVNGEDLDVLGVASEEICSDSFGNRAFLRRKQRYRRLVKPFYMENSVISRLHREEYMLSPFPSPCVAVSRPLVVTDGTKVIGKNNGDSLSQRARSCGIPRLRKLEASGLYVKRRVEKTSRTSDNGIGSKDAALLLCVGISIGIMSSLVANQTEVNKVKAELKETENGLKTKDSLTENDDLHYGEKTAGNSEFIGEIEAELVAELERLQINMNSSNIETQPSDVFELEPDSEVEFAQGELRDDDQVERQRFDETEFNQEEPCGGNFTPESGNYTVSPRELSLRLHKVINSRCEERIKELEIALQESQRKVEQLVMEAGEKKKSYSRLCESHAVKRDSIRKHNNPVVEVQPLVMNLAGPALDAFNDSYEELMDIKDDSEEEDLPYEMSVTSKSSPRSHKDYRKASSRTSEDVNFFNLQDLLGLSDEEEGEDRESESEMEKQLIKQIVEKTKQGSSSVFNAQRMLSLMEEIEHNP; encoded by the exons ATGGATCTTTGGCTAATAGCAGCTACTGCTGCTACAGGATTGGTAACCAAGCATTTGCAAAATGTATCCAAAGGTAAAGAAAGCTTTCCTGAGGATTTGTCTTATGTGAAGCCGGAATCTCCGAGATGTTGTGTGGTTAGCAGTTTGGCAAGAGACAATAAACCAAACGAAGAGAACTTCGAGGATTGCGTAAACGGGGAAGATTTGGATGTATTGGGAGTGGCTAGTGAGGAGATTTGTTCAGATTCTTTTGGGAACAGAGCGTTTCTCAGGAGAAAACAGCGATACAGGAGACTTGTCAAGCCTTTTTATATGGAGAACAGCGTAATATCTCGGTTACATAGAGAGGAATATATGCTTAGCCCGTTTCCATCACCATGTGTTGCAGTTTCAAGGCCCTTGGTTGTTACTGATGGTACAAAAGTAATTGGCAAGAACAATGGAGATTCTCTTAGCCAGCGAGCTCGGAGCTGTGGAATCCCTCGGCTAAGGAAGTTGGAAGCTTCAGGTCTTTATGTTAAGAGAAGAGTTGAAAAGACGAGTAGAACATCTGATAATGGGATTG GATCAAAAGATGCAGCATTGCTGCTATGCGTTGGGATTTCTATTGGGATAATGTCATCGTTAGTAGCTAACCAAACGGAAGTAAACAAGGTCAAAGCAGAGTTAAAGGAGACGGAGAATGGGCTTAAGACGAAAGACTCATTGACAGAGAATGATGACTTACACTATGGAGAAAAGACAGCAGGGAATTCAGAATTTATTGGTGAAATCGAAGCAGAGCTTGTAGCTGAACTGGAAAGGCTACAGATCAACATGAACTCGTCCAACATTGAGACACAACCCTCAGATGTCTTCGAG CTAGAGCCGGATTCCGAAGTAGAATTTGCGCAGGGAGAGCTGAGAGATGATGATCAGGTTGAAAGGCAGCGCTTTGATGAAACCGAGTTCAATCAGGAGGAACCTTGTGGAGGAAATTTCACACCTGAATCAGGAAACTATACAGTGTCACCTCGTGAGTTAAGCTTGCGTCTGCACAAAGTTATCAACTCACGTTGTGAGGAACGTATAAAAGAGCTTGAGATCGCCTTGCAAGAGAGCCAGAGGAAAGTAGAGCAGCTGGTCATGGAAGCAGGTGAAAAGAAGAAGTCATATTCAAGGTTATGTGAAAGCCATGCAGTGAAGAGAGACTCAATTCGTAAGCATAATAATCCTGTAGTAGAGGTTCAACCTCTGGTTATGAATCTAGCAGGGCCTGCACTTGATGCATTCAATGACTCTTACGAGGAACTGATGGATATAAAAGATGATTCTGAAGAAGAAGATTTACCATATGAGATGTCTGTGACAAGCAAAAGCTCACCTCGGAGCCATAAAGATTACAGAAAGGCTTCCTCAAGAACTTCAGAGGATGTTAATTTCTTCAACCTGCAAGATCTACTTGGTTTGAGCGACGAAGAAGAAGGAGAAGATAGAGAGTCTGAGAGTGAGATGGAGAAGCAACTGATAAAGCAGATCGTTGAGAAAACAAAACAAGGATCTTCTTCTGTGTTTAATGCCCAGAGGATGCTATCTCTCATGGAAGAAATAGAACATAATCCATGA
- the LOC106318035 gene encoding uncharacterized protein LOC106318035 produces the protein MAKSAATAASSLVQTLRRYIKKPWEITGPCAHPEYLESVPKATEYRIRCPATIDQEAIVPTADPENVYNILYHARDQRRNRPPIRRYLLKKEDVVEMMNEKKTFEESDFPRVYLTTTVEEDENARGGGYE, from the coding sequence ATGGCGAAATCAGCGGCGACGGCGGCTTCCTCCCTTGTCCAGACCCTCAGGCGTTACATCAAGAAGCCATGGGAGATCACCGGACCTTGCGCTCACCCGGAGTACCTCGAATCCGTTCCCAAGGCGACGGAGTATCGTATCCGATGCCCCGCCACGATCGATCAGGAGGCGATCGTGCCTACCGCGGATCCGGAGAATGTCTACAACATCCTGTACCACGCGAGGGATCAGAGGCGAAACCGCCCGCCGATTAGGCGATACCTGTTGAAGAAGGAGGACGTTGTGGAGATGATGAATGAGAAGAAGACGTTCGAGGAGTCGGACTTCCCTAGGGTTTACTTGACGACCACTGTGGAAGAGGATGAGAACGCTCGTGGCGGAGGCTACGAGTAA
- the LOC106318953 gene encoding isoaspartyl peptidase/L-asparaginase 1 — protein MVGWAIALHGGAGDIPIDLPDERRIPRETALRHCLDLGVSALKSGRHPLDVTELVVRELENHPDFNAGKGSVLTTQGTVEMEASIMDGKTKRCGAVSGLTTVVNPISVARLVMENTPHIYLGFDGAEAFARAHGVETVESSHFVTPENIARLKQAKEFNRVQLDYTAPTPKLPEVSGDSQIGTVGCVAVDSAGNLASATSTGGYVNKMVGRIGDTPVIGAGTYANHLCAVSATGKGEYIIRATVAREVAALMEYKGLSLTEAAAYAVEQSGPRGCCGLVAVSANGEVAMPYNTTGMFRACATEDGYTEVAIWPKN, from the exons ATGGTGGGGTGGGCGATAGCGTTACACGGCGGCGCCGGAGACATTCCGATCGATCTCCCTGACGAGCGACGTATCCCTCGCGAGACCGCCCTCCGTCATTGCCTCGATCTCGGCGTCTCCGCCCTCAAATCCGGCAGACATCCATTAGACGTCACCGAACTCGTC GTTCGTGAACTTGAGAACCATCCAGACTTCAATGCGGGTAAAGGATCCGTTTTAACTACCCAAGGAACCGTTGAAATGGAAGCTTCCATTATGGACGGAAAAACCAAAAGATGTGGAGCTGTCTCTGGCCTCACCACCGTCGTTAATCCCATCTCTGTAGCTCGACTCGTCATGGAGAATACTCCTCATATCTATCTTGGATTCGATGGTGCAGAAGCTTTCGCTAGAGCACAT GGCGTTGAGACGGTTGAATCAAGCCATTTCGTAACTCCTGAAAACATTGCAAGGCTAAAGCAAGCCAAAGAGTTCAATCGAGTCCAG TTGGATTACACAGCGCCTACCCCAAAATTACCTGAAGTTTCTGGCGACAGCCAGATAGGAACGGTGGGATGTGTAGCAGTAGACAGCGCTGGGAATCTAGCGTCGGCGACATCAACCGGCGGTTATGTCAACAAAATGGTTGGCAGAATCGGAGACACGCCGGTGATCGGCGCAGGAACATACGCTAACCATCTTTGTGCTGTATCAGCAACGGGTAAAGGAGAATATATAATTCGTGCAACCGTGGCTAGAGAAGTGGCTGCGCTTATGGAATACAAAGGTTTGTCTTTAACCGAAGCAGCGGCTTATGCTGTTGAACAATCCGGACCGAGAGGATGTTGTGGACTCGTTGCTGTTTCGGCTAATGGCGAAGTTGCTATGCCGTATAACACTACTGGGATGTTTAGAGCTTGTGCTACTGAAGATGGTTACACTGAGGTCGCAATCTGGCCTAAAAATTGA
- the LOC106318033 gene encoding glycerophosphodiester phosphodiesterase GDPD6, translated as MGGVKYCLPLLLLSLLIAECASRPLYTLPSLAKSGTKKPLQTSRPFNVAHRGANGEFPEETAPSYMRAIEEGADFIESDILSTKDGVLICHHDVNLDDTTDVADHKEFADRKRTYEVQGMNMTGFFTVDFTLEELKTLGAKQRYPFRDQQYNGKFQIITLDEYIAIALDATRVAGIYPEIKNPVFINQQVKWADGKKFEDKIVATLKKYGYKGSYMSKDWLKQPIFIQSFAATSLVYISNMTDSPKVFLIDDVTILTEDTNKTYAEITSDKYLDYIKPYVVGIGPWKDTIVPVDNNRLTTPTDLVARAHSRNLQVHPYTYRNENQFLHSGFHQDAYLEYDYWINKIGVDGLFTDFTGSLHNFQELTSPLPKLQ; from the exons ATGGGCGGTGTCAAGT ATTGTCTACCGTTGCTTTTACTGTCATTGTTGATTGCTGAATGTGCCTCAAGGCCATTGTATACTCTCCCAAGTCTAGCAAAATCTGGAACTAAGAAACCGCTTCAGACTTCTCGTCCATTCAATGTTGCACACAGAGGAGCAAACGGCGAGTTCCCTGAAGAAACTGCTCCTTCATATATG AGGGCAATTGAGGAAGGTGCAGATTTCATAGAATCAGACATTCTATCTACCAAAGACGGTGTTCTGATATGTCATCACGATGTTAATCTCGATGATACAACTGATGTTGCTGACCACAAGGAGTTTGCTGACCGTAAGAGAACTTATGAAGTTCAAGGGATGAACATGACCGGCTTCTTCACTG TTGATTTTACTCTGGAGGAGCTGAAAACACTTGGAGCTAAGCAGAGGTATCCTTTCAGGGATCAACAGTACAATG GTAAGTTCCAAATTATTACTTTGGACGAGTATATAGCAATAGCACTGGATGCAACTAGAGTTGCTGGGATATATCCAGAGATCAAGAACCCTGTTTTCATCAATCAGCAA GTGAAATGGGCTGATGGTAAAAAGTTTGAGGATAAGATTGTGGCAACTTTGAAGAAATATGGATACAAAGGCTCATACATGTCTAAAGATTGGCTAAAACAGCCAATATTCATTCAGTCTTTTGCTGCAACTTCGCTTGTTTACATTTCAAACATGACTGACTCACCAAAGGTGTTCTTGATTGATGATGTCACTATCCTAACTGAAGACACTAACAAG ACATACGCTGAGATTACATCAGACAAATATTTAGATTACATTAAACCATATGTGGTTGGGATTGGTCCATGGAAAGACACTATCGTTCCTGTGGATAATAACCGTCTGACTACACCAACGGATTTGGTTGCAAGAGCACACTCACGTAACCTTCAG GTGCATCCATACACATACCGTAACGAGAACCAGTTTCTGCATTCCGGGTTTCATCAAGATGCGTATTTGGAGTATGATTATTGGATCAACAAGATTGGTGTTGATGGTTTGTTCACTGACTTCACTGGAAGTCTCCACAATTTTCAGGAGTTGACTTCTCCTTTGCCTAAGCTTCAGTGA
- the LOC106318954 gene encoding isoaspartyl peptidase/L-asparaginase 1-like has translation MVGWAIALHGGGGDIPIDLPDELRIPRETALRHCLDLGVSALKSGKHPLDVTELVVRELENHPYFNAGKGSVLTAQGTVEMEASIMDGKTKRCGAVSGLTTVVNPVSLARLVMEKTPHIYLAFDAAEAFARAHGVETAESTYFITPENIARLKQAKEFNRVQLDYTAPTPKEPEIRGDSQIGTVGCVAVDSAGNLAAATSTGGYVNKMAGRIGDSPLIGAGTYANHLCAVSATGKGEYIIRATMAREVAALMEYKGLSLSEAAAYAVEQSGPRGTCGLVAVSANGEVAMPYNTNGMFRACATEDGFTEVAIWPKN, from the exons ATGGTTGGGTGGGCGATAGCGTTACACGGCGGCGGCGGAGACATTCCGATCGACCTCCCTGACGAGCTACGTATCCCTCGCGAGACCGCTCTGCGTCACTGCCTTGATCTCGGCGTTTCTGCCCTCAAATCCGGGAAACATCCATTGGACGTCACCGAACTCGTC GTTCGTGAACTTGAGAACCACCCATACTTCAATGCTGGTAAAGGATCCGTTCTAACTGCACAAGGCACTGTTGAAATGGAAGCTTCTATTATGGACGGTAAAACCAAAAGATGTGGAGCCGTCTCTGGCCTCACCACTGTCGTTAACCCCGTCTCTTTAGCTCGACTCGTAATGGAAAAAACTCCTCATATCTATCTTGCTTTCGACGCTGCAGAAGCTTTCGCTAGAGCACAT GGCGTTGAGACGGCTGAATCAACCTATTTCATAACTCCTGAAAACATTGCAAGGCTAAAACAGGCCAAAGAGTTTAATCGTGTCCAG TTGGATTACACAGCGCCTACACCGAAAGAACCTGAAATCCGTGGTGACAGCCAGATAGGAACGGTGGGATGTGTAGCGGTGGACAGCGCTGGAAACCTAGCTGCGGCCACATCAACTGGCGGTTATGTCAATAAAATGGCTGGCAGAATCGGAGACTCTCCGTTGATTGGTGCAGGAACATACGCTAACCACCTCTGTGCCGTCTCAGCCACAGGTAAAGGAGAATATATAATCCGTGCAACCATGGCTAGAGAAGTGGCTGCACTTATGGAATACAAAGGTTTGTCCTTATCCGAGGCGGCGGCTTATGCTGTTGAACAGTCCGGACCTAGAGGAACATGTGGTCTCGTTGCTGTGTCTGCTAATGGTGAAGTTGCTATGCCGTATAACACCAACGGGATGTTTAGAGCTTGTGCAACAGAGGATGGTTTCACTGAGGTCGCAATCTGGCCTAAAAATTGA
- the LOC106315639 gene encoding PLASMODESMATA CALLOSE-BINDING PROTEIN 2: MAVLFLYLLSLLMAGYCSATWCVCKTGLSDSVLQRTLDYACGNGADCNPTHPKGSCFNPDNVRAHCSYAVNSFFQKKSQASESCNFTGTATPTTTDPSYSGCPFPSSVSGTGGGGSTTGGGGSTTGSGGSTTGGGSSSTKTPGKSSPKGNSPITTFPGGNSPFTGTPTTGLLGGNITDATGTGLNPDYSNESTGFVFRNSNTLFLCLCSVLIMI; this comes from the exons ATGGCTGTTCTGTTTCTCTATCTTCTCAGCCTCCTCATGGCTGGCTATTGTA GTGCCACATGGTGTGTGTGCAAAACAGGGCTGAGTGACTCAGTGCTACAAAGGACACTAGACTACGCATGTGGAAATGGAGCTGACTGTAACCCAACTCACCCAAAAGGGTCTTGCTTCAACCCTGACAATGTTAGAGCTCATTGTAGCTATGCTGTCAATAGCTTCTTTCAGAAGAAAAGTCAAGCTTCTGAGTCTTGTAATTTCACTGGTACCGCCACTCCTACAACCACTGATCCCA GCTATTCAGGATGTCCATTCCCTTCTAGTGTTAG TGGCACTGGAGGTGGTGGCAGCACCACTGGAGGTGGTGGCAGCACCACTGGAAGTGGTGGCAGCACCACTGGCGGTGGTAGCAGCAGCACCAAGACGCCAGGCAAAAGCAGTCCAAAAGGAAACAGCCCTATCACAACATTTCCCGGTGGAAACAGTCCATTCACTGGCACACCAACCACCGGACTGCTAGGAGGCAATATCACTGATGCTACCGGAACCGGGTTAAACCCGGATTACTCAAACGAAAGCACCGGTTTCGTGTTCCGTAATTCCAACACCTTGTTCCTCTGCTTGTGTTCTGTCTTGATAATGATCTGA
- the LOC106317795 gene encoding uncharacterized protein LOC106317795 codes for MTCFYCREVREHTYCAKVYLMSPPDMWLCEVCRSSGRVLHVSSLVDIDTKDLTTDHGASGSKISGESSEKGSSSYTSPSTTNKPPFLAFPSPKRKRRTPRVPVDPEEADDQGPGVTPLPSSK; via the exons ATGACTTGTTTCTATTGCAGAGAAGTCAGAGAGCATAC CTATTGCGCAAAGGTCTATTTAATGTCACCCCCAGACATGTGGCTATGTGAAGTGTGCAGATCCTCAGGTCGCGTGTTACATGTCTCGAGTCTTGTTGACATAGATACGAAGGATTTAACAACCGATCATGGTGCTTCAGGCTCAAAGATCTCTGGCGAATCCTCTGAGAAAGGAAGTTCATCATATACATCTCCAAGCACGACAAACAAACCACCGTTTCTGGCGTTTCCTTCTCCAAAGAGAAAACGCAGGACGCCTCGAGTTCCAG TTGATCCTGAGGAAGCTGACGATCAAGGACCAGGTGTTACACCGTTACCTTCGTCTAAGTGA
- the LOC106318034 gene encoding syntaxin-132-like: protein MNDLLKGSFELPRGQSSREGDVELGEQGNDQGLDDFFKKVQEIDKQYEKLNKLLKKLQAAHEESKAVTKAPAMKAIKKKMEKDVDEVGSIARFIKGKLEELDRENLANRQKAGCGKGSGVDRSRTATTLSLKKKFKDKMAEFQVLRENIQREYRDVVDRRIFTVTGQRADEDTIDELIETGNSEQIFQKAIQEQGRGQVMDTLAEIQERHDAVRDLEKKLLDLQQIFMDMAVLVDAQGEMLDNIESQVSNAVDHVQSGNTALQRAKSLQKNSRKWMCIAIIILLIVVAVIVVGVLKPWKNKNA from the exons ATGAACGATCTTCTAAAG GGTTCGTTTGAGCTTCCCCGAGGTCAATCTTCTAGAGAAGGAGATGTGGAACTAGGGGAGCAAGGAAATGATCAAGGTTTAGATGATTTCTTCAAAAAG GTTCAAGAAATTGACAAACAATATGAAAAGCTTAATAAGCTTCTCAAGAAACTTCAG GCTGCCCATGAGGAGTCTAAGGCTGTCACCAAAGCTCCTGCCATGAAGG CAATAAAGAAGAAAATGGAAAAAGACGTTGATGAAGTCGGAAGCATTGCCCGTTTCATAAAGGGGAAACTCGAGGAGCTGGACAGAGAG AACTTGGCAAATAGACAAAAAGCTGGTTGTGGTAAGGGATCTGGCGTGGATCGATCAAGAACAGCAACAACACT TTCCTTAAAGAAGAAGTTTAAAGACAAGATGGCCGAGTTTCAG GTTCTAAGAGAGAACATCCAACGAGAGTATCGCGACGTTGTTGATAGGCGTATTTTTACAG TAACTGGTCAGCGAGCGGATGAAGAT ACAATTGATGAATTGATTGAAACTGGAAACAGTGAACAGATCTTCCAGAAAGCGATTCAGGAGCAAGGCAGAGGACAG GTAATGGACACATTGGCGGAAATACAAGAACGTCATGATGCTGTCAGAGACTTGGAGAAGAAACTTCTCGACTTACAACAA ATTTTTATGGATATGGCAGTTTTGGTCGATGCACAAGGAGAAATGCTGGACAACATAGAATCTCAG GTGTCAAATGCAGTAGATCACGTTCAATCAGGGAACACGGCTCTTCAAAGAGCAAAGAGCTTACAGAAGAACTCAAGGAAATGGATGTGTATTGCAATCATCATCCTTCTCATTGTTGTTGCTGTGATCGTTGTTGGTGTTCTCAAGCCTTGGAAAAACAAGAACGCTTAG